The following are encoded in a window of Pseudomonas graminis genomic DNA:
- a CDS encoding ligase-associated DNA damage response DEXH box helicase, translated as MPKAVNFAKRWFAERGWKPFPFQKEVWAAIARGESGLLHASTGAGKTYSVWFAALNQFARPAPQSTELKPRKRKPVAAPLSVLWITPMRALAADTARALEGPLQDLQIPWSVGLRTGDTSSGERAKQGRRLPSALITTPESLTLLLTRADAQATMSTLKMVVVDEWHELIGNKRGIQLQLALARLRQWNPELVIWGLSATLGNQAHAQQVLVGDHGTTVHGKVVKELIVDTLLPPSIERFPWAGHMGLRMLPQVLAEVDSSSSCLLFTNTRAQSEVWYQALLEARPDWAGLIALHHGSLSREVRDWVERALKEGHLKAVVCTSSLDLGVDFLPVERVLQIGSAKGVARLTQRAGRSGHAPGRPSRVTLVPTHSLELVEAAAARDAVNARLIEPRESPHKPLDVLVQHLVSMALGGGFTPDALLAEVRTAWAYRDLTDEEWEWALAFVRYGGLSLTAYPDYRRVEPDEDGIWRVPDARLARRHRMSVGTIVSDASINVKYWSKGGGGGSLGSVEEGFIARLKPGDGFLFSGRLLELVRVENMTAYVKKATGKKAAVPRWNGGRMPLSNELADAVVEKFDAAARGDFSSPEMHIVSPLLEVQRQWSALPRKDTLLAEVLKSREGWHLFLYPFAGRHVHLGLASLLAWRLSRDMPLTFSIAVNDYGFELLSATPIDWNERLTTQLFSEEALLADIIASLNAGELALRRFREIARIAGLVFSGYPGAPKSNRQLQASSGLFFEVFKQYDAGNLLLTQAQEEVLRQELDVARLEQTLRRINNRTLDLHVIKRPTPMAFPLLVERMRESLSTEKLSDRIARMVSDLEKAAGPEVMT; from the coding sequence ATGCCAAAAGCTGTCAATTTCGCCAAGCGCTGGTTCGCCGAGCGTGGCTGGAAACCCTTTCCCTTCCAGAAAGAAGTCTGGGCCGCCATTGCTCGCGGCGAGTCGGGCCTCCTGCACGCCAGCACCGGCGCGGGCAAGACGTACTCGGTGTGGTTTGCCGCCCTCAACCAGTTCGCCCGGCCTGCACCCCAATCGACCGAGCTGAAGCCGCGCAAGCGCAAACCCGTCGCCGCGCCCCTCAGCGTGCTGTGGATTACCCCCATGCGTGCCCTCGCCGCGGACACCGCCCGGGCGCTGGAAGGCCCGCTGCAGGATTTGCAGATTCCGTGGAGCGTCGGCCTTCGCACGGGTGACACCAGCAGCGGCGAACGCGCCAAACAGGGCCGCCGCCTGCCCTCCGCGCTGATCACCACACCGGAAAGCCTGACGCTGCTGCTGACCCGCGCCGACGCCCAGGCGACGATGTCGACCCTAAAGATGGTGGTCGTCGACGAATGGCACGAGTTGATCGGCAACAAGCGCGGGATTCAATTGCAACTGGCGCTGGCCAGGCTGCGCCAATGGAATCCGGAGTTGGTTATCTGGGGACTTTCCGCGACACTCGGCAACCAGGCGCACGCGCAACAGGTGCTGGTGGGCGATCACGGCACCACCGTTCACGGCAAAGTGGTCAAGGAATTGATCGTCGACACGCTGCTGCCGCCGTCCATCGAGCGCTTCCCCTGGGCCGGGCACATGGGTTTGCGCATGCTGCCTCAAGTGCTGGCCGAAGTGGACAGCAGTTCCAGTTGCCTGCTGTTCACCAATACCCGCGCGCAGTCAGAAGTCTGGTATCAGGCATTGCTGGAAGCCCGTCCGGACTGGGCCGGGCTGATCGCGCTGCATCACGGCTCGCTGTCCCGAGAGGTCCGCGACTGGGTTGAACGCGCGCTGAAAGAAGGCCACCTGAAAGCCGTGGTCTGCACCTCCAGCCTAGACTTGGGCGTGGATTTTCTGCCGGTTGAGCGTGTGTTGCAGATCGGCTCGGCCAAGGGCGTCGCGCGGTTGACGCAGCGTGCGGGGCGTTCGGGTCACGCGCCAGGTCGGCCGTCTCGGGTCACGCTGGTGCCGACCCACAGCCTGGAACTGGTCGAGGCTGCCGCGGCCCGCGACGCCGTCAACGCGCGTCTGATCGAACCCCGGGAATCACCCCACAAGCCGCTGGATGTCCTCGTACAACATCTGGTGAGCATGGCGCTAGGTGGCGGCTTCACCCCCGACGCGTTATTGGCCGAAGTTCGCACCGCATGGGCCTATCGCGATCTGACCGACGAAGAGTGGGAATGGGCGCTGGCGTTCGTGCGCTATGGCGGCCTGTCGCTGACCGCATACCCGGATTATCGTCGCGTCGAGCCGGACGAAGACGGGATCTGGCGCGTCCCTGATGCACGCCTCGCCCGCCGCCACCGCATGAGCGTGGGCACCATCGTCAGCGACGCCAGCATTAACGTGAAATATTGGAGCAAGGGCGGCGGAGGCGGATCCCTCGGCAGCGTCGAAGAAGGTTTTATCGCCCGACTGAAACCGGGAGACGGCTTTCTGTTCAGCGGCCGTCTGCTGGAACTGGTGCGCGTGGAGAACATGACCGCGTACGTGAAAAAGGCTACAGGCAAAAAAGCCGCCGTCCCACGTTGGAATGGCGGACGGATGCCGCTCTCGAACGAACTGGCCGACGCCGTTGTCGAGAAATTCGATGCGGCAGCGCGAGGTGATTTCAGCAGCCCCGAGATGCACATCGTCAGCCCGCTGCTGGAAGTGCAACGGCAATGGTCAGCGTTGCCGCGCAAGGACACGCTGCTGGCGGAAGTCCTTAAATCCCGGGAAGGCTGGCATTTGTTTCTCTACCCCTTCGCCGGGCGGCATGTGCACCTGGGGTTGGCAAGCCTGCTGGCGTGGCGGCTGAGCCGTGACATGCCGCTGACCTTCTCGATCGCCGTGAACGACTACGGCTTCGAGCTGCTCAGCGCCACCCCGATCGACTGGAATGAGCGCCTGACGACTCAGCTGTTTTCCGAAGAAGCGCTGCTGGCCGATATCATTGCCAGCCTGAACGCCGGCGAACTGGCACTGCGCCGTTTTCGTGAAATTGCCCGCATCGCTGGGCTGGTATTCTCAGGCTACCCCGGCGCCCCCAAAAGTAACCGACAGTTGCAGGCCTCCAGCGGCTTGTTTTTCGAAGTGTTCAAACAGTACGACGCAGGCAACCTGTTGCTGACCCAGGCGCAGGAAGAAGTGCTGCGGCAAGAACTCGATGTGGCCCGGCTCGAACAGACCCTCCGCCGCATCAACAACCGGACCCTGGATTTGCACGTGATCAAACGCCCCACCCCGATGGCCTTCCCGCTGCTGGTCGAACGCATGCGCGAAAGCCTCAGCACCGAAAAACTCTCCGACCGCATCGCACGCATGGTCAGCGATCTGGAAAAAGCCGCCGGACCTGAGGTCATGACGTGA
- the pdeM gene encoding ligase-associated DNA damage response endonuclease PdeM, with product MRPYLSIQLAGAELWLLADKAIYYPAERALLIADAHFGKAAAYRRLGQPVPHGTTDDNLQRLDALLASYDCDRLIFLGDFLHAPESHAAGTLAAIQAWRDKHHDLAITLIRGNHDKRAGDPPPALRMDVVEEPMFLGPYALQHEPDPHPDFHVLAGHVHPAYRLYGRGRQRLRLPCFYVLPRISLLPAFGAFTGGMNIDRAENSKIYVVGDGAVWEAL from the coding sequence GTGAGGCCGTATCTTTCGATTCAGCTGGCAGGTGCGGAGTTGTGGTTACTGGCGGACAAAGCCATTTATTACCCGGCGGAGCGCGCGCTATTGATCGCCGACGCCCACTTCGGCAAGGCCGCTGCCTACCGACGACTGGGCCAGCCAGTGCCCCATGGCACCACCGACGATAACCTTCAGCGCCTGGATGCACTGCTGGCGAGCTACGACTGCGATCGGTTGATCTTTCTGGGGGATTTTCTTCATGCTCCGGAATCCCATGCGGCTGGCACGCTGGCGGCCATTCAGGCATGGCGCGATAAACACCACGATCTGGCAATCACCCTGATTCGGGGGAACCATGACAAGCGTGCAGGGGACCCGCCACCGGCGTTGCGCATGGACGTCGTCGAGGAGCCGATGTTTCTGGGGCCGTATGCGCTGCAGCACGAACCTGATCCCCACCCGGACTTTCACGTTCTGGCGGGGCATGTGCATCCGGCTTATCGACTATACGGACGAGGACGTCAGCGATTACGGCTGCCGTGCTTCTACGTGCTGCCACGGATAAGCCTGCTGCCAGCGTTCGGCGCGTTTACGGGAGGGATGAATATAGATCGGGCTGAAAACAGCAAGATCTATGTGGTGGGAGATGGAGCGGTGTGGGAGGCGCTATGA
- the dcd gene encoding dCTP deaminase, whose protein sequence is MSIKSDKWIRRMAQEHGMIEPFVERQVRGEGADRVISFGVSSYGYDVRCADEFKVFTNINSATVDPKNFDEKSFVDVKSDVCIIPPNSFALARTVEYFRIPRNVLTICLGKSTYARCGIIVNVTPLEPEWEGHVTLEFSNTTTLPAKIYANEGVAQMLFLESDEECEVSYKDRGGKYQGQRGVTLPRT, encoded by the coding sequence ATGAGCATCAAATCGGACAAGTGGATTCGCCGCATGGCGCAGGAACACGGCATGATCGAGCCGTTCGTGGAGCGTCAGGTGCGCGGCGAAGGCGCTGATCGAGTGATCTCTTTCGGCGTTTCCAGCTATGGCTACGACGTGCGTTGCGCGGACGAATTCAAGGTCTTCACCAACATCAATTCGGCCACTGTGGACCCGAAAAACTTCGATGAAAAAAGTTTTGTCGACGTTAAAAGCGATGTCTGCATCATCCCGCCGAACTCGTTTGCACTGGCGCGCACCGTCGAATATTTCCGCATCCCGCGCAACGTGCTGACCATCTGTCTGGGCAAGAGCACCTACGCCCGCTGCGGCATCATCGTCAACGTGACGCCGCTTGAACCTGAATGGGAAGGCCACGTGACGCTGGAATTCTCCAACACCACCACTTTGCCGGCGAAAATCTACGCCAACGAAGGCGTCGCACAGATGCTGTTTCTGGAATCCGACGAAGAGTGCGAAGTGTCCTACAAGGACCGTGGTGGCAAGTATCAAGGCCAACGCGGCGTGACGCTGCCCCGTACGTAA
- a CDS encoding cold-shock protein has product MSNRQTGTVKWFNDEKGFGFITPQSGDDLFVHFKAIQSDGFKSLKEGQQVSFIATRGQKGMQAEEVQVI; this is encoded by the coding sequence ATGTCTAATCGCCAAACTGGTACCGTTAAGTGGTTCAACGATGAAAAAGGCTTCGGCTTCATCACTCCACAATCCGGTGACGACCTGTTCGTTCACTTCAAAGCTATCCAATCTGACGGCTTCAAAAGCCTGAAAGAAGGCCAACAGGTCTCTTTCATCGCTACCCGCGGTCAGAAAGGCATGCAAGCTGAAGAAGTTCAAGTTATCTAA
- the apbC gene encoding iron-sulfur cluster carrier protein ApbC, translated as MSAVNRATVEAVLRQYTDPYMNQDPVSAGCVRAIEIDGDRVSVHLELGYAAALFKNGWAQMLQMAIEGLDGVASASVQITSVIHSHKALGQIPGLANVKNIVAVASGKGGVGKSTTAANLALALSREGARVGILDADIYGPSQGVMFGIAEGTRPKIKDQKWFVPIEAHGIEVMSMAFLTDDNTPMVWRGPMVSGALLQLVTQTAWNDLDYLVIDMPPGTGDIQLTLAQKVPVAGAVIVTTPQDLALLDAKKGVEMFRKVNIPVLGVVENMAVHICSNCGHAEHLFGEGGGERLATQYGVELLASLPLSMLIREQADGGKPTAIAEPESQIAMVYQELARHVGARIVLQEAATAEMPNISVSDD; from the coding sequence ATGAGCGCTGTCAATCGCGCAACGGTGGAAGCCGTCCTTCGCCAGTACACCGATCCTTACATGAATCAGGACCCGGTCAGCGCCGGGTGTGTCCGCGCCATCGAGATCGACGGCGACCGCGTGAGTGTCCACCTGGAACTGGGCTACGCGGCCGCGCTGTTCAAGAACGGCTGGGCGCAGATGCTGCAGATGGCGATTGAAGGATTGGATGGCGTCGCATCGGCCAGCGTCCAGATCACGTCCGTGATTCACTCTCACAAAGCCCTCGGCCAGATCCCCGGCCTGGCCAACGTGAAGAACATCGTTGCCGTTGCGTCGGGCAAGGGTGGCGTCGGTAAATCCACGACGGCGGCGAACCTGGCGTTGGCGCTTTCCCGAGAAGGCGCGCGGGTGGGCATTCTTGATGCCGATATCTACGGCCCGAGCCAGGGCGTCATGTTCGGCATCGCCGAAGGCACCCGCCCGAAGATCAAGGACCAGAAGTGGTTCGTGCCGATCGAGGCCCATGGCATCGAAGTGATGTCCATGGCTTTTCTGACCGACGACAACACACCGATGGTCTGGAGAGGGCCTATGGTGTCGGGTGCGCTGCTGCAACTGGTGACCCAGACCGCCTGGAATGATCTGGATTATCTGGTCATCGATATGCCGCCCGGCACCGGCGATATCCAGCTGACCCTCGCGCAGAAGGTCCCGGTTGCAGGCGCAGTCATTGTCACGACCCCGCAGGACCTCGCGTTGCTGGACGCGAAGAAAGGCGTGGAGATGTTCCGCAAGGTCAACATCCCGGTGCTGGGCGTCGTTGAGAACATGGCCGTGCACATCTGCTCGAACTGCGGGCACGCCGAGCATCTGTTTGGCGAAGGTGGAGGGGAGAGGTTGGCCACGCAGTACGGCGTTGAGCTCTTGGCCTCGCTGCCGTTGTCCATGCTGATTCGCGAGCAGGCCGATGGCGGCAAGCCCACGGCGATTGCCGAGCCGGAGAGTCAGATTGCAATGGTGTATCAAGAATTGGCGCGTCATGTCGGCGCAAGAATCGTGCTGCAGGAAGCCGCGACTGCAGAGATGCCGAACATCTCCGTGAGCGACGATTGA
- the metG gene encoding methionine--tRNA ligase, translating into MSEPRKILVTSALPYANGSIHLGHMLEYIQTDMWVRFQKHRGNQCIYVCADDAHGSAIMLRAEKEGITPEQLIANVQAEHSADFADFLVDFDNFHSTHAEENRELSSEIYKRLRDAGHIATRSVTQYFDPEKKMFLADRFIKGTCPKCGTEDQYGDNCEKCGATYAPTDLKDPKSAISGATPVLRDSKHFFFDLPAFDAMLKSWTRSGTLQDAVANKIAEWLDSGLQQWDISRDAPYFGFEIPDEPGKYFYVWLDAPIGYMASFKNLCARRPELDFDAFWRKDSTTELYHFIGKDIVNFHALFWPAMLEGSGFRKPTGINVHGYLTVNGQKMSKSRGTFIKARTYLEHLSPEYLRYYYAAKLGRGVDDLDLNLEDFVQKVNSDLIGKVVNIASRCAGFIQKGNAGLLVAGNAEPELTDAFHAAAPSIADAYEARDFARAMREIMALADRANAWIADKAPWSLAKQEGKQDEVQAICALGINLFRQLVIFLKPVLPNLAADAEQFLNVPPLTWNDHQTLLSNHQLNPFQPLMTRIDPVKVEAMTDASKEDLAASATDTGAAPQGNGELTKDPLSPEIDFDAFAAIDLRVALIEKAEHVEGADKLLRLTLDIGDEKRNVFSGIKSAYPNPAELEGRLTMMIANLKPRKMRFGISEGMVMAAGPGGEEIYLLSPDSGAIPGQRIK; encoded by the coding sequence ATGTCCGAGCCACGCAAGATTCTCGTCACCAGCGCCCTGCCCTATGCCAATGGTTCCATTCACCTTGGCCACATGCTCGAGTACATCCAGACCGACATGTGGGTGCGCTTTCAAAAGCACCGCGGCAATCAGTGCATTTACGTGTGCGCGGATGACGCCCATGGCTCGGCCATCATGCTGCGCGCCGAGAAAGAAGGCATCACGCCCGAGCAGTTGATCGCCAACGTGCAGGCCGAGCACAGTGCTGACTTCGCTGACTTCCTGGTGGATTTCGACAATTTCCACTCGACCCATGCCGAAGAAAATCGCGAGCTGTCGAGCGAGATCTACAAACGCCTTCGCGACGCCGGCCATATCGCCACGCGCTCCGTGACGCAATATTTCGACCCGGAAAAGAAGATGTTCCTGGCCGACCGCTTCATCAAAGGCACCTGCCCGAAATGCGGCACCGAGGATCAGTACGGCGACAACTGCGAAAAATGCGGCGCGACCTACGCCCCGACTGATCTGAAAGATCCCAAGTCCGCGATTTCCGGTGCAACCCCGGTGCTTCGGGACTCCAAGCATTTCTTCTTCGACCTGCCCGCGTTCGACGCCATGCTCAAAAGCTGGACGCGAAGCGGCACGCTGCAGGACGCCGTGGCGAACAAAATCGCCGAATGGCTCGATTCCGGCCTGCAGCAGTGGGACATCTCCCGCGATGCGCCGTATTTTGGCTTCGAAATCCCCGACGAGCCGGGCAAATATTTCTACGTGTGGCTGGATGCTCCCATCGGCTACATGGCGAGCTTCAAGAACCTCTGTGCGCGCCGTCCGGAACTGGACTTCGATGCGTTCTGGCGCAAGGACTCGACCACCGAGCTTTACCACTTCATCGGCAAAGACATCGTCAACTTCCATGCGCTGTTCTGGCCGGCAATGCTCGAAGGTTCGGGATTCCGCAAGCCTACAGGCATCAACGTGCACGGCTACCTGACCGTCAACGGCCAGAAGATGTCGAAATCCCGCGGCACCTTCATCAAGGCACGCACGTACCTTGAGCACCTGTCGCCGGAATACCTGCGTTACTACTACGCGGCCAAACTGGGCCGTGGCGTCGACGATCTCGACCTGAACCTTGAAGACTTTGTGCAGAAGGTTAACTCTGACCTGATCGGCAAGGTGGTAAACATCGCCAGCCGTTGCGCGGGGTTCATTCAGAAAGGCAACGCAGGTTTGCTGGTGGCCGGCAATGCCGAGCCCGAGTTGACCGACGCTTTTCATGCCGCAGCGCCAAGCATTGCCGATGCCTACGAGGCACGTGACTTTGCCCGTGCGATGCGCGAAATCATGGCGCTGGCGGACCGCGCCAATGCGTGGATCGCCGACAAGGCGCCCTGGTCTTTGGCCAAGCAGGAAGGTAAACAAGACGAGGTTCAGGCGATCTGCGCCCTGGGCATCAATCTGTTCCGCCAGTTGGTGATCTTTCTCAAGCCTGTGCTGCCGAACCTGGCCGCAGACGCCGAGCAGTTCCTCAACGTCCCGCCATTGACCTGGAATGATCACCAGACGCTGTTGAGCAATCATCAGCTCAACCCGTTCCAGCCGCTGATGACCCGCATCGACCCCGTTAAAGTGGAAGCCATGACCGACGCCTCGAAAGAAGACCTCGCCGCCAGCGCCACCGACACAGGCGCGGCGCCGCAGGGCAATGGTGAGCTGACGAAAGACCCGCTCTCCCCTGAGATCGACTTCGACGCCTTCGCGGCGATTGACCTGCGGGTCGCGCTGATCGAGAAAGCCGAGCACGTTGAAGGCGCCGACAAGCTGCTACGCCTGACGCTGGACATCGGCGACGAGAAGCGCAACGTCTTCTCCGGCATCAAGAGCGCCTACCCGAATCCGGCGGAGCTGGAGGGTCGATTGACCATGATGATCGCCAACCTGAAGCCGCGCAAAATGCGTTTTGGTATTTCCGAAGGCATGGTGATGGCCGCAGGTCCTGGCGGTGAAGAGATTTACCTGCTGAGCCCTGACAGCGGCGCCATCCCCGGTCAGCGCATCAAGTAA
- the rsxB gene encoding electron transport complex subunit RsxB has translation MSLIQRIDALLPQTQCGKCGHPGCQPYAEGIASGEAINKCPPGGDETIAALARLLNVPVLQLDIDRGSAPAQVAFIREAECIGCTKCIQACPVNAIVGAAKLMHTVIIEECTGCDLCVAPCPVDCIDMLPLPTTSVPFIGDCAMHEAQQLVRAVKRARARQRFDARSARLQRDEQRRQVERQARQLRSATPTVVQPDPAQAALARLRSSPSNGGDAALKRARAQVAMSRAQLLKSLKAFGHPPIAEQAAQLVQLQRGLDEAEHALAQLQELALSAPSSQETPTP, from the coding sequence ATGAGCCTGATTCAGCGCATCGACGCCCTGCTGCCGCAAACCCAATGCGGAAAGTGCGGCCATCCAGGCTGCCAGCCCTACGCCGAAGGCATTGCGAGCGGCGAAGCCATCAATAAGTGTCCACCCGGTGGCGACGAGACCATCGCGGCACTGGCTCGACTGCTGAACGTGCCGGTCCTGCAACTTGACATCGACAGAGGCAGCGCGCCGGCGCAGGTTGCGTTTATTCGAGAGGCCGAGTGTATCGGTTGCACCAAATGCATCCAGGCCTGTCCAGTGAACGCGATCGTCGGCGCTGCCAAACTGATGCACACCGTCATCATTGAGGAATGCACCGGATGCGACCTGTGCGTTGCGCCCTGTCCGGTCGACTGCATCGACATGCTGCCGCTGCCGACGACCTCGGTGCCGTTTATTGGTGATTGCGCGATGCATGAGGCGCAACAACTAGTCAGAGCCGTCAAACGCGCTCGGGCACGGCAACGCTTTGACGCGCGCTCGGCTCGCCTGCAGCGCGATGAACAGCGACGCCAGGTCGAGCGCCAAGCTCGCCAGTTGCGATCTGCCACCCCCACTGTTGTCCAGCCAGACCCGGCGCAGGCCGCACTGGCGCGGCTTCGTTCCAGCCCTTCCAACGGCGGTGACGCAGCGTTGAAACGGGCCCGCGCCCAAGTCGCGATGAGCAGAGCCCAATTGCTGAAGTCGCTGAAAGCCTTTGGCCACCCGCCGATTGCCGAACAAGCCGCACAACTCGTGCAGTTGCAGCGCGGCCTCGACGAGGCAGAGCACGCGCTCGCTCAGTTGCAGGAACTGGCGCTCTCGGCACCGTCTTCTCAGGAAACGCCTACCCCATGA
- the nth gene encoding endonuclease III: MNAVKRLEIFRRLHEDNPDPKTELAYTTPFELLIAVILSAQATDVSVNKATARLYPVANTPQAIYALGVEGLSAYIRTIGLYNSKARNVIETCRLLIERHGGEVPQNREALEALPGVGRKTANVVLNTAFRQLAMAVDTHIFRVSNRTGIAPGKNVVEVETKLMKFVPRDYLMDAHHWLILHGRYVCVARKPRCGSCRIEDLCEYKAKPSDD; the protein is encoded by the coding sequence ATGAACGCCGTCAAACGCCTTGAGATCTTTCGTCGCCTGCACGAAGACAATCCCGATCCAAAAACGGAACTGGCCTACACCACGCCATTCGAGCTCCTGATCGCCGTGATTCTCTCGGCGCAAGCCACCGACGTCAGCGTCAACAAGGCTACGGCGCGTCTCTACCCGGTCGCCAATACGCCTCAGGCGATTTACGCGTTGGGTGTCGAGGGTTTGTCTGCGTATATCAGGACCATTGGCCTTTACAACAGCAAGGCGCGAAACGTGATCGAAACGTGCCGTCTGCTGATTGAACGGCACGGAGGGGAAGTGCCGCAAAACCGAGAGGCCCTTGAAGCACTGCCCGGCGTAGGCCGCAAGACCGCCAACGTCGTCCTGAACACAGCGTTTCGCCAGTTGGCAATGGCGGTCGACACGCATATCTTCCGGGTCAGCAACCGCACCGGCATTGCGCCTGGGAAGAATGTAGTGGAAGTTGAAACCAAGCTGATGAAATTCGTGCCCAGGGATTACCTCATGGATGCGCACCACTGGCTGATCCTTCACGGCCGTTATGTGTGCGTTGCACGCAAGCCCAGGTGTGGCAGTTGCAGAATCGAGGACCTTTGCGAGTACAAGGCCAAGCCCTCTGACGATTGA
- a CDS encoding PA3496 family putative envelope integrity protein, producing MSDEKDTIEVDDDFVIEEPEEVPAVPVETAKTNLSKRRTIDNLLEERRLQRQLADYDFDF from the coding sequence ATGAGCGATGAAAAAGACACCATCGAAGTCGACGACGACTTCGTGATCGAAGAGCCGGAGGAAGTCCCAGCCGTACCGGTAGAGACCGCCAAGACCAATCTTAGCAAGCGCCGCACCATCGATAACCTGCTGGAAGAGCGTCGGTTGCAGAGGCAGCTTGCAGACTACGATTTCGATTTCTGA
- a CDS encoding response regulator transcription factor — translation MNKVLIVDDHPVIRLAVRMLMERHGYEVIAETDNGVDALQLAREHLPDIVILDIGIPKLDGLEVIARLSAMTLAFKVLILTSQAPGHFSMRCMQAGAAGYVCKQQDLTELLSAIKAVLSGYSYFPNQALHTVRSSLGNASEAEMVDRLSGREMMVLQQLARGKTNKEIADGMFLSNKTVSTYKTRLLLKLNAHSLVDLIELAQRNGLV, via the coding sequence ATGAATAAAGTGTTGATCGTGGATGATCACCCTGTCATTAGGCTCGCCGTGCGCATGTTGATGGAACGCCATGGCTACGAAGTCATTGCCGAGACGGACAACGGCGTGGATGCGTTACAACTGGCGCGGGAGCACCTGCCGGACATTGTCATTCTGGACATCGGTATCCCCAAGCTCGACGGTCTGGAGGTCATCGCCCGATTGTCGGCCATGACGCTGGCCTTCAAAGTGCTGATCCTGACCTCTCAAGCGCCAGGGCATTTTTCAATGCGCTGCATGCAGGCAGGTGCGGCGGGGTATGTCTGCAAGCAGCAGGATCTGACCGAATTGCTCAGCGCCATCAAGGCCGTGTTGTCCGGTTACAGTTACTTCCCCAACCAGGCACTGCATACGGTGCGCTCCAGTCTCGGCAATGCCAGCGAGGCGGAGATGGTGGATCGTTTGTCGGGAAGGGAAATGATGGTGTTGCAGCAGTTGGCCCGTGGCAAGACCAACAAGGAGATTGCCGACGGCATGTTTCTAAGCAACAAGACCGTCAGCACCTACAAGACGCGTCTGTTGCTCAAGCTCAATGCGCATTCGCTGGTGGACCTCATCGAGCTCGCGCAACGTAACGGGCTGGTTTGA